The following proteins are encoded in a genomic region of Phragmites australis chromosome 9, lpPhrAust1.1, whole genome shotgun sequence:
- the LOC133929216 gene encoding CBL-interacting protein kinase 19, which translates to MAATPPSSRDPSPQPRRPSSSAEARRGGLLLGRYELGRLLGHGTFAKVYHARHAGTGETVAIKVLDKEKALRHGLVPHIKREIAILRRVRHPNIVRLFEVMATKSKIYFVMELVRGGELFARVAKGRLKEDTARRYFQQLISAVGFCHARGVFHRDLKPENLLVDERGDLKVSDFGLSAVADQFHPDGLLHTFCGTPSYVAPEVLARRGYDGAKADIWSCGVILFVLMAGYLPFHDQNLMAMYRKIYRGEFRCPRWFSKDLTSLLNRLLDTNPETRITVAEIMDSRWFQKGFRPVRFYIEDDQMHSLADGENEMSELGTSEPPPPPPPPPPQQDDDCEESGWESDSSVASCPATLSSEERRRPVGSLTRPVSLNAFDIISFSRGFNLSGLFEERGNEVRFVSAQPMQTIITKLEEIAKVKSFSVRRKDWRVSLEGTRESEKGPLTIGAEIFELTPSLVVVEVKKKAGDKEEYEEFCERELKPGMQHLVHHTATVPDIPSDTE; encoded by the coding sequence ATGGCCGCCACCCCGCCGTCGTCGCGGGACCCGTCGCCGCAGCCCCGGCGGCCGTCCTCCTCCGCGGAGGCCAGGCGCGGGGGCCTCCTGCTCGGGCGCTACGAGCTGGGCCGCCTCCTCGGCCACGGCACCTTCGCCAAGGTCTACCACGCCCGCCACGCCGGCACCGGCGAGACCGTCGCCATCAAGGTGCTCGACAAGGAGAAGGCCCTCCGCCACGGCCTCGTCCCGCACATCAAGCGCGAGATTGCCATCCTCCGCCGCGTGCGCCACCCGAACATCGTGCGCCTCTTCGAGGTCATGGCCACCAAGTCCAAGATCTACTTCGTCATGGAGCTCGTCCGCGGCGGGGAGCTCTTCGCGCGCGTCGCCAAGGGCCGCCTCAAGGAGGACACCGCGCGCAGATACTTCCAGCAGCTCATCTCCGCCGTGGGGTTCTGCCACGCCCGGGGCGTCTTCCACCGCGACCTCAAACCCGAGAACCTCCTCGTTGACGAGCGCGGCGACCTCAAGGTCTCCGATTTCGGCCTCTCGGCCGTTGCCGACCAGTTCCATCCTGACGGGCTCCTCCACACCTTCTGCGGCACGCCCTCCTACGTCGCACCGGAGGTGCTCGCGCGCCGCGGCTACGACGGCGCCAAGGCAGACATATGGTCATGCGGTGTCATCCTGTTCGTGCTCATGGCGGGCTACCTTCCTTTCCATGATCAGAACCTCATGGCAATGTACCGAAAGATTTACAGGGGGGAGTTTCGGTGCCCGAGGTGGTTCTCCAAGGATCTTACCAGTCTATTGAATCGTCTCCTTGACACAAACCCAGAGACGAGGATCACCGTGGCTGAGATCATGGATAGCAGGTGGTTTCAGAAGGGTTTCCGGCCGGTCAGGTTCTATATTGAGGATGACCAGATGCACAGCTTGGCAGATGGTGAGAACGAGATGTCGGAGCTGGGGACTAGTgagcctccacctccacctccaccgccaccaccacagcaAGATGACGATTGTGAGGAGTCTGGGTGGGAATCAGACTCTTCTGTAGCATCCTGTCCAGCCACATTGTCATCAGAGGAGAGGAGACGGCCCGTTGGATCTCTCACACGGCCTGTAAGTCTAAACGCGTTTGATATCATATCGTTCTCAAGGGGGTTCAATCTGTCGGGGTTATTTGAGGAGCGAGGCAACGAAGTGAGGTTTGTCTCAGCACAGCCCATGCAAACGATTATTACAAAATTGGAGGAGATTGCAAAGGTGAAGAGCTTCTCAGTTCGGCGAAAGGACTGGCGGGTGAGCCTGGAAGGCACGAGGGAAAGCGAGAAGGGTCCGTTGACAATCGGGGCTGAGATATTTGAGCTCACACCGAGCCttgtggtggtggaggtgaagaAGAAGGCAGGGGACAAGGAAGAGTATGAGGAGTTCTGCGAGAGGGAGTTGAAACCTGGGATGCAGCATCTCGTGCACCATACGGCCACGGTTCCAGATATACCTTCTGATACTGAGTAG
- the LOC133929219 gene encoding tubby-like F-box protein 9 → MVSWRRSASWLSSASRSSLGGGVGGEAKVSPEVDPAAKEDDEVDEERWSRLLPELLTEIVRRVDASAERWPPRRDVVACACVCRRWRDAAVSVVRPPLECGRITFPSSLKQPGPRDAPMHCFIRRNKKNSTFYLYLSLTQALTDKGKFLLAARRFRHGAHTEYVISYDYDDLHPGSSSYVGKLRSDFLGTKFIMYDSQPPYDGAKPSRSQSSRRFASKQISPQVSGGNFEVGLVTYKFNFLKSRGPRRMQCSIQCPAGQGTASDPSKEKTPTPSSLDLKNKAPRWHEHLQCWCLNFHGRVTVASVKNFQLVATAGSGGPWGVGDEETVILQFGKIEDDAFTMDYRQPLSAFQAFAICLTSFGTKLACE, encoded by the exons ATGGTCTCGTGGCGGCGCAGCGCCTCCTGGCTGTCGtcggcctcccgctcctcgctgggcggcggcgtcggcggggAGGCGAAGGTATCCCCAGAGGTGGATCCGGCGGCCAAGGAGGACGACGAGGTAGACGAGGAGAGGTGGTCGCGCCTGCTGCCGGAGCTGCTCACGGAGATCGTGCGGCGCGTGGACGCCAGCGCCgagcggtggccgccgcggcgggaCGTCGTGGCCTGCGCCTGCGTCTGCCGCCGGTGGCGCGATGCTGCGGTCTCAGTCGTGCGGCCGCCGCTCGAGTGCGGGAGGATCACCTTCCCGTCGTCGCTCAAGCAG CCTGGACCAAGGGATGCACCGATGCACTGCTTCATCAGGAGGAACAAAAAGAACTCAACTTTTTACCTCTACCTCAGCTTAACGCAGG CCCTAACAGATAAAGGGAAGTTTCTTTTGGCTGCTCGAAGGTTCAGACATGGAGCACATACAGAATATGTTATCTCTTATGACTATGATGATCTGCACCCAGGAAGCAGTTCATATGTTGGAAAGTTGAG ATCTGACTTCTTGGGGACAAAGTTCATCATGTATGATAGCCAGCCACCATATGATGGTGCTAAACCTTCTAGGAGCCAATCTAGTCGCCGCTTTGCAAGCAAGCAGATAAGCCCACAGGTTTCAGGTGGCAATTTCGAAGTTGGACTAGTGACCTATAAGTTCAACTTCCTAAAATCAAGAGGACCAAGAAGAATGCAGTGCAGTATCCAGTGCCCTGCAGGTCAGGGCACTGCATCAGATCCATCCAAGGAGAAAACGCCTACTCCGAGTTCCTTGGATCTAAAAAACAAAGCTCCACGATGGCATGAGCATCTGCAGTGCTGGTGCTTAAATTTTCACGGCCGGGTGACTGTCGCCTCCGTGAAGAACTTCCAGCTCGTCGCCACTGCTGGCTCTGGTGGTCCGTGGGGCGTTGGAGACGAGGAGACAGTGATCCTGCAGTTTGGGAAAATTGAGGACGACGCATTCACAATGGACTACCGGCAGCCTCTGTCAGCCTTCCAGGCATTTGCCATCTGCCTTACCAGCTTTGGCACGAAGCTGGCTTGTGAATAA